Genomic window (Streptomyces sp. RerS4):
TCCGCGCGGTCGCCGACCAGGGTTCCGGTGTCGGAGAAGCTCTGCGCGGCGTTCTGGAAGTGGGTGAGGGTGAGGTCCTTGCCGGCCTTCTGCGCGATCGCCAGGAAGAGGTCGGCCGACATGTAGCCGGTCAGCATGTGCATGTTCAACGGGAGGTCCTGTCCCCCCGACGCCGCCTTGATGTCCGCCTTGAACTGCGCCATCTTCGGGCTCGTGGACTCGAACGGCTCGAACTGGAGCAGGACGTGCACCCCGTCGAGGGCCTGGCGGGTGGCGTCCTTGGCGAGCAGCCCGGGATCGTAGTCGGTCGGGTCGGAGAGGACGCCCTTGTAGCCGCCGCGCTTGAGCGCGGTGAAGAGCCCGATGTTGTTGGGCGTCTGCATGACCGAGACGATCGCGTCCGGGGCCTGGCCCTCGTCGCTCCCGAGGATCTCCTTCACGTACGCCGACCAGTCGTTCGGCACGGCGGTCGCGGGGACGGAGGCCTTGGCGTACGCCACCTTGAACCCGGCCGAGGCGAAGCCCTGTTGGAAGGTCCGAATGCCGAACTTCCCGGCGTCGCTGTCGTTCGCGACGATCGCGACGGACTTGCCCTGCGCGCCGCCGAGGATCTTGGCGATGCCCTCGGGCCAGGTCTGGTTGATGGTGCCGCCGGGGGAGGGGACCAGGCAGCCGTTGAATCCGTAGATGTACTTGGGGC
Coding sequences:
- a CDS encoding ABC transporter substrate-binding protein, translated to MSRSIRALAAAAAALALVSACNSPSHGTDPGKPGDAAAITRGVTDTSVKVGGIVSMTSSSGYSKKDTDLGAKARYLRANAEGGIHGRKIDYIGAEDDGQDPGKNLAAARKLVQQDKVFAVAPMSSVTFTGADFLEQEKVPTFGWGTLPSFCGPKYIYGFNGCLVPSPGGTINQTWPEGIAKILGGAQGKSVAIVANDSDAGKFGIRTFQQGFASAGFKVAYAKASVPATAVPNDWSAYVKEILGSDEGQAPDAIVSVMQTPNNIGLFTALKRGGYKGVLSDPTDYDPGLLAKDATRQALDGVHVLLQFEPFESTSPKMAQFKADIKAASGGQDLPLNMHMLTGYMSADLFLAIAQKAGKDLTLTHFQNAAQSFSDTGTLVGDRAEPKGQKDSFGCGALVQLKNGAYEVSVPFTCHEPIPFK